A section of the Rhodobacter sp. genome encodes:
- a CDS encoding D-alanine--D-alanine ligase, with product MSSRAAPTVAVLMGGISAEREVSLSSGRMCAAALREAGYTVVEVDAGRDLAERLVALKPDVAFNALHGRWGEDGCVQGLLEWLGIPYTHSGVLASALAMDKERTKQVYRDAGLPVVPSLLAAKAEVRARHVMAPPYVVKPYNEGSSVGVWLVQAENNGPPALDDAMPDVVMVEAYAPGREMTASVLGDRALTVTDILTDGWYDYDAKYKAGGSRHVIPAEIPDAIRDACLDHALRAHRALGCRGLSRTDFRWDETRGLDGLVLLETNTQPGMTPTSLSPEQAAHCGISFPALCRWLVEDASCQR from the coding sequence ATGTCGAGCAGGGCAGCCCCCACAGTGGCGGTTTTGATGGGTGGCATCTCGGCCGAGCGCGAGGTGTCCCTGTCCTCGGGGCGCATGTGCGCCGCCGCGCTGCGGGAGGCCGGTTACACGGTGGTCGAGGTCGATGCGGGCCGCGATCTGGCGGAGCGTCTGGTGGCGCTGAAGCCGGACGTGGCCTTCAACGCGTTGCACGGCCGCTGGGGCGAGGATGGCTGCGTCCAGGGGCTGCTGGAGTGGCTGGGCATTCCCTATACCCATTCGGGCGTGCTGGCGTCGGCGCTGGCCATGGACAAGGAGCGCACCAAGCAGGTCTACCGCGACGCCGGCCTGCCGGTGGTTCCCAGCCTGCTGGCCGCCAAGGCCGAGGTGCGCGCGCGCCACGTCATGGCGCCGCCCTATGTGGTGAAACCCTACAACGAGGGTTCGTCGGTCGGTGTCTGGCTGGTCCAGGCCGAGAACAACGGCCCGCCCGCGCTGGACGACGCCATGCCCGATGTGGTGATGGTCGAAGCCTATGCGCCCGGCCGCGAGATGACCGCCAGCGTGCTGGGCGACCGGGCGCTGACCGTGACCGACATCCTGACCGACGGCTGGTACGATTACGACGCCAAATACAAGGCAGGCGGATCGCGGCATGTGATCCCGGCCGAGATCCCCGACGCGATCCGCGATGCCTGTCTCGACCATGCGCTCAGGGCGCACCGGGCGCTGGGGTGCCGCGGCCTCAGCCGCACCGATTTCCGGTGGGACGAGACGCGCGGCCTGGACGGGCTGGTGCTGCTGGAAACCAACACGCAGCCGGGCATGACGCCCACCTCGCTCAGCCCGGAACAGGCGGCGCATTGCGGGATTTCCTTTCCCGCGCTGTGCCGCTGGCTGGTGGAGGATGCCTCGTGT